One part of the Mesorhizobium sp. M4B.F.Ca.ET.058.02.1.1 genome encodes these proteins:
- a CDS encoding DUF559 domain-containing protein → MKGFRTLRFWNDEVVRNIDGVCLTILAEVRKGSSQANPLSCDF, encoded by the coding sequence ATGAAAGGCTTCAGGACCCTGCGCTTCTGGAACGACGAAGTGGTGCGAAACATCGACGGCGTTTGCCTGACAATCCTGGCCGAAGTCCGCAAAGGGAGCTCCCAAGCAAATCCCCTCTCTTGCGATTTCTAA
- a CDS encoding DUF559 domain-containing protein, with protein MLRNRQLEGLKFKRQVPLDGYILDFVCFEARLIVEVDGGQHSESERDAGATGILR; from the coding sequence GTGCTGCGCAACAGGCAGCTCGAGGGTCTGAAGTTCAAGCGGCAGGTGCCACTTGACGGCTACATTCTCGACTTCGTCTGCTTCGAGGCGCGGCTGATCGTCGAGGTCGACGGCGGCCAGCATTCAGAGTCGGAACGGGATGCCGGCGCGACCGGCATTTTGCGATGA
- a CDS encoding sugar ABC transporter substrate-binding protein, translating to MPTGKLFGILAVSVTASALAAGTALATEITVATVNNGDMIIMQKLSPEWEKATGNKVNWVTLEENVLRERVTTDIATKGGQFDVLTIGGYETPIWGKAGWLTSLNDLGDDYDYDDLIAPVRNGLTVDGKLYAVPFYAESSFTLYRKDLFDAAGLKMPEQPTYDQITEFADKLTDKSKEQYGLCLRGKPGWGENMAFVGTLVNTFGGQWFDMDWKPQINSDAWKKAIGWYVDTMKKDGPPGISSNGFNENQTLFASGHCAMWIDATSAAGRVYDPKQSKVADKVAFAKAPVAVTPNGSAWGWAWSLAIPASTKKADAAKSFVKWATSKAYVQRVGETEGWVAAPPGTRKSTYASADYQKAAPFAATVLSAIESADPTKQTKDPVPYTGIQFVAIPEFQGIGTQVGQAVAAAVTGEQSVDDALNGVQAEVERTMTEAGYIK from the coding sequence ATGCCAACGGGTAAGCTTTTCGGGATTCTCGCCGTATCGGTCACCGCCTCGGCGCTGGCGGCAGGCACGGCGCTCGCCACGGAAATCACCGTCGCCACGGTCAACAACGGCGACATGATCATCATGCAGAAGCTGTCGCCGGAGTGGGAGAAGGCGACCGGCAACAAGGTCAATTGGGTCACGCTTGAGGAGAACGTGCTGCGCGAGCGCGTCACCACCGACATCGCCACCAAGGGCGGCCAGTTCGACGTGCTCACCATCGGCGGCTACGAGACGCCGATCTGGGGCAAGGCAGGCTGGCTGACGTCGCTCAACGATCTCGGCGACGACTACGACTATGACGACCTGATCGCGCCGGTTCGCAACGGCCTGACCGTCGACGGCAAGCTCTACGCAGTGCCGTTCTACGCCGAAAGCTCGTTCACGCTCTACCGCAAGGACCTGTTCGACGCCGCCGGCCTGAAGATGCCGGAGCAGCCGACCTACGACCAGATCACCGAATTTGCCGACAAGCTCACCGACAAGTCGAAGGAGCAGTACGGGCTCTGCCTGCGCGGCAAGCCGGGCTGGGGCGAGAACATGGCCTTCGTCGGCACGCTGGTGAACACATTCGGCGGCCAGTGGTTCGACATGGACTGGAAGCCGCAGATCAATTCCGACGCCTGGAAGAAGGCGATCGGCTGGTATGTCGACACGATGAAGAAGGATGGACCCCCGGGCATCAGCTCCAACGGCTTCAACGAGAACCAGACGCTGTTTGCTTCCGGCCATTGCGCCATGTGGATCGACGCCACGTCCGCGGCGGGCCGCGTCTATGACCCGAAGCAGAGCAAGGTCGCCGACAAGGTCGCCTTCGCCAAGGCGCCGGTCGCGGTCACCCCCAACGGTTCGGCCTGGGGCTGGGCCTGGAGCCTCGCCATCCCGGCCTCGACCAAGAAGGCGGACGCGGCGAAGTCCTTTGTCAAATGGGCGACCTCGAAGGCCTATGTCCAGCGCGTCGGCGAGACCGAAGGCTGGGTGGCGGCGCCGCCCGGAACCCGCAAGTCCACCTATGCCAGCGCCGACTACCAGAAGGCGGCGCCCTTCGCCGCGACGGTGCTTTCGGCGATCGAATCCGCCGATCCGACCAAGCAGACCAAGGATCCGGTGCCCTATACCGGCATCCAGTTCGTCGCCATCCCTGAATTCCAGGGCATTGGCACGCAGGTCGGCCAGGCCGTTGCCGCCGCGGTCACCGGCGAGCAGTCGGTCGACGATGCGCTGAATGGCGTCCAGGCCGAGGTGGAGCGCACCATGACGGAAGCGGGCTACATCAAATAG
- a CDS encoding zinc-dependent alcohol dehydrogenase family protein: MKAIRFAAAGVAGMAELDMPEIAPGHALVRVRAAGLCHTDIEVLQGRYGEGAFPLVPGHEYAGTVEAVAADVTTVKPGDRVAIDPNIACGHCAACRKGLTNLCASLKAYGVTANGGFAEFSLVGVDHLHDIGDLAFATAALAEPLACVLNGLSAAGIEPGARVPGTALVFGAGPIGLLLALSLKARGVASVAVADISEQRLAFAEALGLVPLLSGSQALVARTKGFDFVADATGVARVVEGMIGFTADGGTALVFGICAPDARISVAPFEIFRRQIRLAGSHSLNRNIPQALDILRRDDGTMARLVSHRLPLAELLPFFAKSGGDPATMKVQFSADI; the protein is encoded by the coding sequence ATGAAAGCCATCCGATTTGCCGCCGCGGGCGTTGCCGGCATGGCGGAGCTGGACATGCCGGAGATCGCACCGGGGCACGCTCTGGTCAGGGTCCGCGCCGCCGGGCTCTGCCACACCGACATCGAGGTCCTGCAAGGCCGCTATGGCGAAGGCGCGTTCCCGCTGGTTCCCGGCCATGAATATGCCGGCACGGTCGAGGCTGTCGCTGCCGACGTGACGACCGTGAAGCCCGGCGACCGCGTCGCCATCGATCCCAACATTGCCTGCGGACACTGCGCCGCCTGCCGCAAGGGCCTCACCAATCTGTGCGCCTCGCTCAAAGCCTACGGCGTGACCGCCAACGGCGGCTTCGCCGAATTCAGCCTCGTCGGCGTCGATCATCTGCATGACATCGGCGATCTCGCTTTCGCTACCGCCGCGCTCGCCGAGCCGCTCGCCTGCGTGCTGAACGGTCTCAGCGCGGCCGGCATCGAGCCAGGCGCACGCGTGCCCGGCACCGCGCTGGTCTTCGGCGCCGGCCCGATCGGCCTGCTGCTTGCGCTGTCGCTGAAGGCGAGGGGGGTGGCGAGCGTCGCGGTTGCCGACATCAGCGAGCAGCGGCTTGCCTTCGCCGAGGCGCTCGGGCTGGTGCCGCTGCTGTCCGGATCGCAGGCGCTGGTGGCAAGGACGAAAGGCTTCGATTTCGTTGCCGACGCCACCGGCGTTGCCAGGGTGGTCGAAGGCATGATCGGCTTCACAGCCGATGGCGGCACTGCGCTCGTCTTCGGCATCTGCGCGCCCGACGCCAGGATCTCGGTCGCGCCGTTCGAGATCTTCCGCCGCCAGATCAGGCTGGCCGGTTCGCATTCGTTGAACCGCAACATCCCGCAAGCGCTCGACATTCTGAGGCGCGACGACGGCACCATGGCACGGTTGGTGAGCCACCGGTTGCCGCTTGCGGAACTTTTGCCCTTCTTCGCCAAGAGCGGTGGCGATCCGGCGACGATGAAGGTGCAGTTTTCGGCGGATATATGA
- a CDS encoding L-iditol 2-dehydrogenase, translated as MKLNNRTALITGGARGIGLGFAQAYAREGAKVVIADIDFERATQAAAATGPAASAKKLDVSDLAAIESVAAEVDREFGGIDILVNNAAIFDMAPITDITEASYEKVFGINLKGPLFMMKAVANLMIARGRGGKIINMASQAGRRGEALVTLYCASKAAIISATQSAALALVKHGINVNAIAPGVVDGEHWDVVDAHFARWEGLKPGEKKAAVAKSVPIGRFARPEDIAGLAVFLASSDSDYILAQTYNVDGGNWMS; from the coding sequence ATGAAACTGAACAACAGGACTGCCCTCATCACCGGCGGCGCGCGCGGCATCGGCCTCGGCTTCGCTCAGGCCTATGCCCGCGAGGGCGCAAAAGTGGTGATCGCCGACATCGACTTCGAACGCGCGACGCAGGCGGCTGCCGCGACCGGTCCGGCGGCCAGCGCGAAGAAGCTCGACGTCAGCGATCTCGCCGCGATCGAGAGCGTTGCCGCCGAGGTCGACCGCGAGTTCGGCGGCATCGACATCCTCGTCAACAACGCCGCCATCTTTGACATGGCGCCGATCACCGACATCACCGAGGCGAGCTACGAGAAGGTCTTCGGCATCAACCTCAAGGGGCCGCTGTTCATGATGAAGGCGGTGGCCAATCTGATGATCGCGCGCGGCCGTGGCGGCAAGATCATCAACATGGCGAGCCAGGCCGGCCGCCGCGGCGAGGCGCTGGTGACGCTCTATTGCGCCTCCAAGGCGGCGATCATCTCGGCCACGCAGTCGGCAGCACTGGCGCTGGTCAAGCACGGCATCAACGTCAACGCGATCGCGCCCGGCGTCGTCGACGGCGAGCATTGGGACGTCGTCGACGCCCATTTCGCCCGCTGGGAGGGCCTGAAGCCTGGCGAGAAGAAGGCGGCGGTGGCGAAGTCCGTGCCGATCGGGCGCTTCGCGCGGCCGGAGGACATTGCCGGGCTCGCCGTCTTCCTCGCCTCGTCCGACAGTGATTACATCCTCGCCCAGACCTACAATGTCGACGGCGGCAACTGGATGAGCTGA
- a CDS encoding LuxR C-terminal-related transcriptional regulator, giving the protein MNHNATAATSSASSPALSERERAVAEKFAAGLTYRQIGEALFIAPSTVRTHLAAIYEKLGVRNKVALAAHLNGIASLPPDKPSALPGASPVLAIFPIECLSDEERWRRFANGLSSDITVDLARYAGLPVIAFHTMKALGSKPADFAADGKALGAAYIVSGQLRADDRRVRLTMELADAGSGLSLWSERYDRPVEDIFALQDSLTESVINVLAGCFGTIATIGRNAVRRKPPASLRAYDLYLLGVEQHNTFSRAGNAEAIRLFSRALELDPTLVRAWTELAYAYSIEAGNCFGRDPRASIEKWRAAVENAIRLDPFDSSACNCFGDLMGCLGDLDAAERAYKRAYECGPNHADTLALLAGSKALVAGDPAEAIPLIERAMRLNPLAPPWYFGMQGRVLFCAGRHREAIAALRRSTPDSPNVLMFLALSHAASGEGAEAAGFVARLAAEFPDFSVEGFISGYPVTNPEAVRAIRDAAKLAGLG; this is encoded by the coding sequence ATGAACCACAACGCGACAGCGGCCACCTCTTCAGCGTCTTCGCCGGCGCTGTCCGAGCGCGAGCGCGCCGTGGCGGAGAAATTCGCGGCTGGCCTGACCTATCGCCAGATCGGCGAGGCGCTGTTCATCGCGCCATCGACCGTGCGCACCCATCTCGCCGCGATCTACGAGAAGCTCGGCGTGCGCAACAAAGTGGCGCTTGCCGCGCACCTCAATGGCATTGCCAGCTTGCCGCCGGACAAGCCGTCGGCCTTGCCCGGCGCTTCGCCGGTGCTGGCGATATTCCCGATCGAATGCCTGAGCGATGAAGAGCGCTGGCGCCGCTTCGCCAACGGCCTGTCGTCGGACATCACCGTCGACCTTGCGCGCTACGCGGGCCTTCCGGTCATCGCCTTCCACACCATGAAGGCGCTGGGCAGCAAGCCGGCCGACTTCGCCGCTGACGGCAAGGCGCTGGGCGCCGCCTACATCGTGTCGGGCCAGCTACGCGCCGACGACCGGCGGGTGCGGCTGACGATGGAGCTTGCCGACGCGGGAAGCGGCCTCAGCCTGTGGAGTGAGCGCTACGACCGTCCGGTCGAGGACATCTTCGCGCTGCAGGACAGTCTGACCGAAAGCGTCATCAATGTGCTCGCCGGCTGTTTCGGGACGATCGCCACGATCGGGCGCAACGCGGTTCGCCGCAAGCCGCCGGCCAGCCTGCGCGCCTATGATCTCTATCTGCTTGGCGTCGAGCAGCACAACACCTTCAGCCGCGCCGGCAACGCGGAAGCGATCCGGCTGTTTTCACGCGCGCTGGAACTCGACCCGACGCTGGTCAGGGCCTGGACCGAGCTCGCCTACGCCTATTCGATCGAAGCCGGCAACTGCTTTGGCCGCGATCCGCGGGCATCGATCGAGAAATGGCGCGCGGCGGTCGAAAATGCGATCCGGCTCGATCCCTTCGACAGCAGCGCCTGCAACTGCTTCGGCGATCTCATGGGATGCCTCGGCGACCTCGATGCCGCGGAGCGCGCCTACAAAAGAGCCTATGAATGTGGCCCCAACCATGCAGACACGCTGGCGCTGCTTGCCGGCAGCAAGGCGCTGGTCGCAGGCGATCCGGCCGAGGCGATCCCGCTCATCGAGCGCGCCATGCGTCTCAACCCGCTCGCCCCGCCCTGGTATTTCGGCATGCAGGGCCGCGTCCTGTTCTGCGCCGGCAGGCACCGGGAAGCCATCGCGGCCTTGCGCCGAAGCACGCCGGACTCGCCCAATGTGCTGATGTTCCTGGCGCTTTCCCATGCGGCGTCGGGCGAGGGCGCCGAGGCGGCCGGATTCGTGGCGCGGCTCGCGGCCGAGTTCCCCGACTTTTCCGTCGAGGGCTTCATCTCGGGCTATCCCGTGACCAACCCGGAGGCCGTCAGGGCCATCCGGGATGCGGCGAAGCTGGCGGGGCTGGGCTGA
- a CDS encoding D-tagatose-bisphosphate aldolase, class II, non-catalytic subunit, which yields MTNPLTGLATARRNGSPYGITSICSAHPLVIQAAIRRAVADPDLMLLIEATCNQVNQFGGYTGMTPDLFVAFVKEIASREGLQPSRIIFGGDHLGPNPWRSEPAAQAMAKAEAMVTAYVWAGFSKIHLDASMGCAGEPAALDDETIATRAARLAKAAEKAARAKDGALPLYIIGTEVPVPGGADHALSDLKPTEAAAARRTIEIHREIFAREGLGEAFGRVIALVVQPGVEFGSENVIAYKPEAPKALTALLDEQPSLVYEAHSTDYQSRAALTALVANGFPILKVGPGLTFALREALYGLDLIAAEMVPGYGERSLARAMERVMLAAPGHWRSHYHGGETSLYLQRHYSYSDRIRYYWSNPAASVAVGRLREVLTGVGIPETLMRQFLPTLPAGLGPASDPEAILLAAVDAVLADYEAACRGG from the coding sequence ATGACCAATCCGCTGACAGGCCTCGCCACCGCGCGCAGAAACGGGTCGCCCTATGGCATCACCTCGATCTGCTCGGCGCATCCGCTGGTGATCCAGGCGGCGATCCGGCGCGCCGTCGCCGACCCGGATTTGATGCTGCTGATCGAGGCGACCTGCAACCAGGTCAACCAGTTCGGCGGCTATACCGGGATGACGCCCGACCTGTTCGTCGCCTTCGTCAAGGAGATCGCCAGCCGCGAGGGGCTCCAGCCCTCGCGCATCATCTTCGGCGGCGACCATCTCGGGCCCAATCCATGGCGCTCCGAGCCGGCGGCGCAGGCGATGGCCAAGGCCGAAGCCATGGTCACGGCCTATGTCTGGGCCGGCTTCAGCAAGATCCATCTCGACGCCTCGATGGGCTGCGCCGGCGAGCCCGCAGCCCTCGACGACGAGACCATCGCGACGCGGGCCGCCCGGCTCGCCAAGGCGGCCGAGAAGGCGGCGCGGGCCAAGGACGGCGCGCTGCCGCTCTACATCATCGGCACCGAGGTTCCCGTCCCCGGCGGCGCCGATCACGCGCTCAGCGACCTGAAGCCAACCGAAGCGGCGGCAGCGCGGCGCACGATCGAAATCCATCGCGAGATTTTTGCGCGCGAGGGCCTCGGTGAAGCGTTCGGCCGCGTCATCGCTTTGGTCGTGCAGCCGGGCGTCGAATTCGGCAGCGAGAACGTCATCGCGTACAAGCCGGAAGCACCGAAAGCGCTGACCGCACTGCTCGATGAACAGCCGTCGCTCGTCTACGAGGCGCACTCCACCGACTACCAGAGCCGCGCGGCGCTGACGGCGCTGGTCGCCAACGGCTTTCCGATCCTCAAGGTCGGCCCGGGCCTGACCTTCGCCTTGCGCGAGGCGCTCTACGGGCTCGACCTGATCGCCGCGGAAATGGTCCCCGGCTATGGCGAGCGCTCGCTTGCCCGCGCGATGGAGCGCGTGATGCTGGCGGCGCCCGGCCATTGGCGCAGTCATTATCATGGCGGCGAGACCAGCCTCTATCTGCAGCGTCACTACAGCTACAGCGATCGCATCCGCTACTATTGGAGCAATCCCGCGGCAAGCGTCGCCGTCGGCCGCCTGCGCGAGGTGCTTACCGGCGTCGGCATCCCCGAAACGCTGATGCGGCAGTTCCTGCCGACGCTGCCGGCAGGCCTCGGGCCGGCGAGCGATCCCGAAGCCATCCTGCTCGCGGCGGTCGATGCGGTGCTGGCGGATTACGAGGCGGCGTGCCGGGGCGGGTGA
- a CDS encoding LacI family DNA-binding transcriptional regulator, producing MEDFSDFVGLSRTTVSKYFNDPNSVRKNTRSAIEAALKKSDFRPSMFAVNLNRRRSNILGVIIPNSTDPFYMALTRRIELIANEAGFLAFVLSSDGRAEMEDQAIQTFRSMNIAGAIIAPLGVRSHHRILAELGASIPLIYVDSPLDETSSFVGTDNRQSFRLIVDYLCRSGEPPCYFAMPLVNNNASARQEAYVEAMQQFKMTPRIVPVEDARSWDFEKFGFDEATRILKAGGFPTRTVLCANDRVAFGVLGAAFQLGLKVGHGADCDLRVAGHDDHPLSRYACPPITTVAQNYNEIGRLAIELLLERLDEKSSAKRGDARILLNAELMLRSSA from the coding sequence ATGGAGGATTTCTCTGACTTCGTCGGCTTGTCTCGCACGACTGTCTCCAAATATTTCAACGATCCCAATTCGGTGCGGAAGAACACGCGCAGCGCCATCGAGGCGGCGCTGAAGAAATCCGATTTCCGGCCGAGCATGTTCGCGGTCAACCTCAATCGGCGCCGCAGCAACATCCTCGGCGTCATCATCCCGAATTCGACGGACCCGTTCTACATGGCGCTGACGCGCCGCATCGAATTGATCGCCAACGAGGCCGGCTTCCTGGCTTTCGTGCTGTCCTCCGACGGGCGCGCCGAGATGGAGGACCAGGCGATCCAGACGTTCCGCTCGATGAACATCGCGGGCGCCATCATCGCGCCGCTCGGCGTGCGCTCGCACCACCGGATCCTCGCTGAGCTCGGCGCCTCGATCCCGCTGATCTATGTCGACTCGCCGCTGGACGAGACCTCCTCCTTCGTCGGCACCGACAACCGGCAGAGTTTCAGGCTGATCGTCGACTATCTCTGCCGCTCCGGCGAGCCGCCCTGCTACTTCGCCATGCCGCTGGTCAACAACAACGCTTCGGCCAGGCAGGAGGCCTATGTCGAGGCCATGCAGCAGTTCAAGATGACGCCGCGCATCGTGCCGGTCGAGGACGCGCGCTCCTGGGATTTCGAGAAGTTCGGCTTTGACGAGGCGACGCGCATCCTGAAGGCCGGCGGCTTTCCGACCAGGACCGTGCTGTGCGCCAACGACCGCGTCGCCTTCGGCGTGCTCGGCGCCGCCTTTCAGCTCGGCCTCAAGGTGGGACATGGCGCCGATTGCGATCTGAGGGTCGCCGGGCACGACGACCATCCGCTGTCGCGCTACGCCTGCCCGCCGATCACGACGGTGGCGCAGAACTACAACGAGATCGGCCGCCTGGCGATCGAGTTGCTGCTCGAGCGGCTGGACGAAAAGTCCTCGGCCAAGCGCGGTGACGCCCGCATCCTGCTCAACGCCGAGCTGATGCTGCGCAGCTCGGCGTGA
- a CDS encoding NAD(P)/FAD-dependent oxidoreductase: MDTNVVIVGAGPAGLAVGACLRRAGVDFIMLEKADQVAPAWRRHYRRLHLHTVKSFSSLPFVPFPSDHPRYVPREKVVAYLDAYAERFELRPRFGVTVDTIRRDKDGFRVEIGSDALTARHVVVASGNNAEPIVPSFPDIETFKGKVLHSADYTEAAPFIGRKVLVVGMGNTGAEIALDLAESGADPTLSVRKGVHIVPRQLFGVPIQMVGIASRPMPQGLNDRMFPIILDLALGKLEKYGLVRPKEGILKQIDAGRIPVIDVGTVAAIKAGRIKVAPDIKRFGEGDATFVDGRQEDFDAVILATGYRPAYDKFLPAELRPQKSGVNARASELGLYLVGFHNPVTGLLREIGLEAMAVAADIEKRG; encoded by the coding sequence TTGGATACCAATGTCGTGATTGTCGGCGCCGGGCCGGCCGGCCTTGCCGTCGGCGCTTGCTTGCGCCGGGCCGGGGTGGATTTCATCATGCTCGAAAAGGCCGATCAGGTGGCGCCGGCCTGGCGGCGGCACTATCGGCGGCTGCATCTGCATACGGTGAAGTCGTTCTCCTCGCTGCCCTTCGTGCCGTTTCCGAGCGACCATCCGCGCTACGTGCCGCGCGAGAAGGTCGTGGCCTATCTCGATGCCTATGCCGAACGTTTCGAGCTCAGGCCGCGCTTCGGCGTGACGGTCGACACCATCCGCCGCGACAAGGACGGTTTCCGGGTCGAGATCGGATCCGACGCGCTGACGGCGCGCCATGTCGTGGTCGCCAGCGGCAACAATGCCGAGCCCATCGTTCCCAGCTTTCCCGACATCGAGACCTTCAAGGGCAAGGTGCTGCACAGCGCCGACTATACCGAGGCCGCGCCCTTCATCGGCAGGAAGGTGCTGGTCGTCGGCATGGGCAACACCGGCGCCGAGATCGCGCTCGACCTTGCCGAGAGCGGCGCCGACCCGACGCTGTCGGTGCGCAAGGGCGTCCACATCGTGCCGCGCCAGTTGTTCGGCGTGCCGATCCAGATGGTCGGCATCGCCAGCCGGCCGATGCCGCAGGGCCTCAACGACCGGATGTTCCCGATCATCCTCGACCTGGCGCTGGGCAAGCTCGAGAAATACGGCCTTGTCCGGCCGAAGGAGGGCATCTTGAAGCAGATCGACGCCGGCCGCATCCCGGTCATCGATGTCGGCACGGTGGCGGCGATCAAGGCCGGCAGGATCAAGGTCGCGCCCGACATCAAGCGCTTCGGCGAGGGTGACGCCACCTTCGTCGACGGCCGGCAGGAAGACTTCGACGCCGTCATCCTCGCCACCGGCTACCGCCCCGCCTACGACAAGTTCCTGCCGGCGGAGCTCAGGCCGCAGAAGAGCGGCGTCAACGCCCGCGCCTCGGAGCTCGGCCTCTACCTCGTCGGCTTCCACAACCCGGTCACCGGCCTGCTGCGCGAGATCGGCCTGGAAGCGATGGCTGTGGCTGCCGATATCGAGAAGCGGGGGTGA
- a CDS encoding sugar kinase yields the protein MSRRREIAAEGAGPTIVAGEILAEIMATEPGLGFLEPLTLMGPYPSGAPAIFIDQVARLGGGAGIVACVGRDDFGIINLERLKRDGVDVSAVSISDRYPTGSAFVRYRPDGGRDFVYNIAESAAGQIRLTPEARRLADGAGHLHVMGSTLSVAGLKEIVAYAVKAVRARGGSTSFDPNVRKELIDGADGALLSALVDDADLLLPSGDELLAAAGVNDEEQAVAALIARGVGEIVLKRGAAGSTRFGADGSRIDCAGFLVEEVDPTGAGDCFGATYLTCRRKGMEPAKALFYANAAGARNVTRRGPMEGLAGLDVLDDFIAGTARAT from the coding sequence ATGAGCCGCCGAAGGGAGATCGCCGCCGAAGGCGCGGGGCCGACGATTGTCGCCGGCGAGATCCTGGCCGAGATCATGGCGACGGAGCCAGGTCTCGGCTTCCTCGAGCCGCTGACGCTGATGGGGCCCTATCCGAGCGGCGCGCCGGCGATCTTCATCGACCAGGTGGCGAGGCTAGGCGGCGGCGCCGGCATCGTCGCCTGCGTCGGCCGCGACGATTTCGGCATCATCAATCTGGAACGGCTCAAGCGCGACGGCGTCGATGTCTCGGCCGTGTCGATCAGCGACCGCTATCCGACCGGAAGCGCCTTCGTGCGCTACAGGCCGGACGGCGGCAGGGACTTCGTCTACAACATCGCCGAATCCGCCGCCGGGCAGATCCGCCTCACGCCGGAGGCGCGGCGACTGGCGGACGGTGCCGGCCATCTGCATGTCATGGGCTCGACCCTGTCGGTAGCGGGGCTGAAGGAGATCGTCGCCTATGCGGTGAAGGCGGTGCGGGCGCGCGGCGGCTCGACCTCCTTCGACCCGAATGTGCGCAAGGAGCTGATCGACGGCGCCGACGGCGCGCTGCTTTCCGCCCTTGTCGACGACGCCGATCTCCTGCTGCCTTCCGGCGACGAGCTGCTTGCCGCGGCCGGCGTCAACGACGAGGAACAGGCTGTGGCGGCGCTGATCGCCAGGGGCGTTGGCGAGATCGTGCTGAAGCGCGGCGCCGCCGGCTCAACCCGTTTCGGCGCCGACGGCAGCCGGATCGACTGCGCCGGCTTCCTGGTCGAGGAAGTCGACCCGACCGGGGCCGGCGACTGTTTCGGCGCCACCTACCTCACCTGCCGGCGCAAGGGGATGGAGCCGGCCAAGGCGCTGTTCTATGCCAATGCCGCGGGCGCCCGCAACGTGACGCGGCGCGGGCCGATGGAAGGCCTTGCCGGTCTCGACGTGCTTGACGACTTCATCGCCGGGACGGCGCGAGCGACATGA
- a CDS encoding glutathione S-transferase family protein, producing the protein MLTLYDYLPSQNGWKVRVLLGLLGIAYETRVVSIFEGESHTEAFLKLNPAGAVPVLAVENGQAIAESNAILVCVAEGTSYLPADRLLRAKVMQWLFFEQYYVEPVIGSLRYWVLTGRLERNQAMVSGKREAGARTLAALERSLADGAFLVGDTLTIADIAVYAYSHRAEDCGFKLADYPFVTAWIGRVRDAIGPDYPVHPYSIDPHSGA; encoded by the coding sequence ATGCTCACGCTCTACGATTATCTGCCGTCGCAGAATGGCTGGAAGGTGAGGGTCCTGCTCGGCTTGCTCGGCATCGCCTACGAAACCCGCGTCGTCTCGATTTTCGAGGGCGAGAGCCACACGGAGGCTTTCCTTAAGCTCAACCCGGCCGGCGCCGTGCCGGTGCTCGCCGTTGAGAATGGGCAGGCGATCGCCGAGTCCAACGCGATCCTCGTCTGCGTCGCGGAGGGCACATCCTATCTGCCGGCAGACCGGCTTCTCCGCGCCAAGGTGATGCAATGGCTGTTCTTCGAGCAGTATTATGTCGAGCCGGTGATTGGCTCGCTGCGGTACTGGGTCCTGACCGGGCGGCTCGAGCGCAATCAGGCGATGGTTTCGGGCAAGCGCGAAGCCGGCGCCCGTACGCTGGCGGCGCTGGAGCGCAGCCTCGCCGACGGGGCGTTCCTTGTCGGTGACACTCTCACCATTGCCGACATCGCCGTCTATGCCTACAGCCACCGCGCCGAGGATTGCGGCTTTAAGCTCGCGGACTATCCGTTCGTGACGGCGTGGATCGGCCGGGTGCGGGACGCGATCGGTCCCGACTATCCCGTCCATCCTTACAGCATCGATCCACATTCCGGCGCCTGA